Within Deltaproteobacteria bacterium, the genomic segment GATCTCAACCGTACAATCAAAAATGGCAAGATGCTCTATTACGACAAAGTAGCTCAAAGCGGAGGCAGTTCGCAATGAACAACGAATCTGAAGTATCGGCAAACCAGGCAATTTCTCACCCTCGCAAAAATCTAAGGGCCTCTCCCGAGATATCCAGTCTCAAGGAGCGTCTGGAAGAGATCTCTCGGATCGAAACGGGAGACCTTGCCAGTGTTTCCAATGAGCGGCTGGACGTGGTGGCGAACGAGATGTTGGGGGTGATCAGCGACCTTGAAAAACAATTGAGAGATTCTCTAGAGATGAATGTGGCTTTGAAATCCGAGGCGCGGATTCATGACAGAGAAAGGGCTACGCTTAGAAAAACCAACGAAGCGCTTCAAGAGAGACTCCGACAGGTCGAGAAGGCTTCGACGATGACGGAAGATCTCAACAGGCGATTTGATTTGGTGGTGGAAGAAATGGAAAAGTTTAAACGTCTTTACAAAAACGAAGCCGCGCAGATGCAGACTGCAAGCGAAGAAGTGAACCGTCTGAAAGAAATTTTGAAAAAAACAGAAGAAGAAAGAAACGATGCCTATCGAGAGATCGTCCTTTTAGCGAACAAGAAGGAAAACTCCCATGGAGAATAGCGCTTCCCAATTGAAGAAAAAATTGATGTTGGGCTGGGATACCATGAAGGACTGCTATCCGCTGGTGGTTGATCGCGATGTGGTGGCAGGAGACCCCGTTAAGACCGATTTTTTGAGTTGCATCGAAGGCTTGAAGAGTGCCGATGAGATTCGGCAATATTTCACGCTGGATCAAAGCGAGGCGCATCTGATTTTTAGGGACCTGCTCGATTCTGGCGCCATCCGTTTCCTGGAAGCCACCGAAAGATTTACTTATCTGAAACAACAGCGTGTTGAGCTGGAGCGGCAGTTGGAATTTGTGAAATCCGAGAGCGTGCGACTCTCGGGGGAGTCCTGTTATCTGGTAAAACAGATTAAGGACAGGGAGATTGCCACCGAGGCCTTTAAACAAAGGATTCCCCAGTTTGAAGAAGGGATGAAGGAGTCGTTTTCGCAGTTGAGTTCCTTGAAGGAAAAATCGGTTGCCCTGTGGGATGTGAATGCAGAACTCTTCGGACTCTCCAAAGAGGTCAAAGATAAAAGTGCACGGATCAAGGCGGGTCTCGAAAAGCTGGATCGGGAATTGCCCCTGGTGATGAAGAGAAAAATCAAAGTGGCCGATCGCTTAAAAAAGGTCGACGAGTGGCGCCATGCCACGGAAGACAAGAACAAAAATATCGAAAACAGACTGGTGGATTACCATGATGCCTTGGGCGATGTGCGAGAGCATCTTCTGGACGTCAAGATGCGTGTGGGAGATCTGAGCGAGATCTAAGGGCGCCTCTAAAATAGAAAAAGTGGTGAGAAATCTTGCAGATTGTACTTAATCCAGTCTCTGGAAACAAACGCGACCTCATCGATCGAATCCGATCGGATGTCCGGTTATTCAACCAATATTACCAAATTATTCCAGAACATCTTGAGACGGGCCTGGTGAAAGATTTGGAGCAACTGATCAACCGGGATATTGCCGGAGAATTGAAGTTGCTTCTCTACGACCCTGTTCAGCCCTCAAATATCTACCTTGAGAAGAGTTACCGTGTTGAGACTACTTCCCGCTTGCAGCGCTTAGGGTCTGCAACGCGTGGGGACGCCAATTGGGAGGAAAGACGCGAGATCCCCAGCCCGTATGAATTTGACATTGTCATTTACTTCACCGACCCCTTCGAGCGTTTGGGGCCTGCCCAACAAAAACAGCGGATGGATGGATTTGAGTTCAGCTGGTTTGACCTGTCACTGCTGGGAGATTCTGCTGAGATTGCTGCTGAAGAGAATCGTCCTGAGCAGCCGCAAAGCGTTGTAGAATGGGAAACTCCACAAGAACAGCACCCGCCTGTGCGAGCTTCTGCGATGGACGTGAAAATCAGTGTCCACGCCGACAAGTCTATATTGTCGTCTCCCTTCCGGGCAGGAAAGCCGCTCATCCTCGCGTCGTACAGCGATTCCAGAAAACTGATGGATGAGTTTGTGAGTGTGGCCCGCTCGATGAGGCTCAGGCCATTTCAGTGGACCTACGCAGAGGGGTTGAAGGCGGTAACCGCTGCGACCTACGCGGAGGAGGATACCTTTTTGCTGCATCGGAATAAAAAGCTGTCACCCTTTCAAGTGTTGGGTGCCATCCGAAACGAACCCATCAAGAACGCCGTCTATTTGCTGGAAGATTTTCATTACTATCTGATGCGGGAGAGCCTGCAAGGCTCGGAATTTGCCGAGATGATCTCGGCGATCAAATCTATGCCTGAGGCTCTGACGAGGGCTGGAAGTTTTCTGGTCATCCTGGCCCCGACTCTCGATCTTCCCCCCGAGATCGCACCCATTTTCGACAATTTTCGCGGAGATCTCGGCAATCGGTCGATGCAGTCACTGGAGAGATTCGGAATCGATCTGACCAAGCTTGTTTTGGAGAACAAGATCAAGCCCATGGTGGGGCGTGAGGCCGAGATTCAGGAGTGTTTGAAGGTCCTCTCGCGGATGGAGGCCAACAATCCTCTCTTGGTGGGCAAGGCAGGGGTTGGAAAGACGGCTATCGTTGAGGGACTGGCCCGGCGGATCGTCCAGGGCGATGTGCCTCGCTCGTTTCTTCAGAAGCGGCTTTTTACGCTCAATCTCAATGCCGTGGTGTCGGGCACAAAATATCGGGGTGAATTTGAAAAAAGAATTGAGGCTTTGCTGGAAGAAGTGAAGGCCAATGCCTCAAAACTCATTGTGTTTATTGATGAGATCCATACGCTGTTGGGGATGGGCAGTGCGGAGGGTTCTACGGGAGCTGAAAACATTCTCAAGCCGTATCTGGCACGCGGTGAGTTTCCCTGCATTGGTGCGACAACGTACGAGGAATACCGCAAATACATCGAGCCAGATCGGGCGCTGGCCAGGCGATTCCAGGTGGTGGAGGTTCCGGAGCCGGATGCTCAGCAGACAATCAAAATTCTCATGGGCATCAAGGGCATTTATGAAAAACATCATCGGGTGGAGATTCGGGAAGATGCAGTTGTGAAATGTGTCGAGCTGGCGGCGAAATTCCTCCCGAACCAGTATTTTCCAGGAAAAGCCGTCAAGATGCTGGATAGCATCTGTGCCTCTGCCTTGTTTTCCGGAAGCGATACGGTCACTCCAGACCTGGTGGGCAAAGAATTTTCGAAACTTGTTCACCCGGCAACTGTCGATGTTGTGCCTTATCAGGAGCAGCTCATAAAATGATGAAAGACTCTCTCTCAGATTACTTCCGCTGCTGGTGGCGCGGATCGCCCCTGATGAATATGGTTTCGATCTTGATCGGCATCCTGATTTTTTTAGGAGCCCTCTATTTTAAGAATTTTCTTGTGCACTATGGAGATCATCAGGATCTTGTTTCAAAAACTTATCCCTATGGCATTGATCTGATTCCATTCGTTGGTGTTCTTGTGGCTCTTCTCATGTTTGTTGTGCTGCAGCTGTATCAGCGATCTCGACTGAGAGGTCAGAGGCTCAGCGTCGCAAACACTTCTCTTCTAAAAATGTCGCTCGCTATCGAGCAGAGCCCTACGGTGATTGTGATCACCAACACGCAGGGTGATATTGAGTTTGTAAATCCAAAATTTACTGAATTGACTGGTT encodes:
- a CDS encoding PAS domain S-box protein; its protein translation is MMKDSLSDYFRCWWRGSPLMNMVSILIGILIFLGALYFKNFLVHYGDHQDLVSKTYPYGIDLIPFVGVLVALLMFVVLQLYQRSRLRGQRLSVANTSLLKMSLAIEQSPTVIVITNTQGDIEFVNPKFTELTGYTPEEAIGKNPRVLHTDQTPPETIQDRWKPLTAGKIWEGKFVNKKKNGELFIEVAKISPVRNPEGVVTHYIAIKENITEKRKVEKELAESQTQLFQTAKLATLGEMSTGMAHEMNQPMAGISLAVTT
- a CDS encoding ATP-dependent Clp protease ATP-binding subunit codes for the protein MQIVLNPVSGNKRDLIDRIRSDVRLFNQYYQIIPEHLETGLVKDLEQLINRDIAGELKLLLYDPVQPSNIYLEKSYRVETTSRLQRLGSATRGDANWEERREIPSPYEFDIVIYFTDPFERLGPAQQKQRMDGFEFSWFDLSLLGDSAEIAAEENRPEQPQSVVEWETPQEQHPPVRASAMDVKISVHADKSILSSPFRAGKPLILASYSDSRKLMDEFVSVARSMRLRPFQWTYAEGLKAVTAATYAEEDTFLLHRNKKLSPFQVLGAIRNEPIKNAVYLLEDFHYYLMRESLQGSEFAEMISAIKSMPEALTRAGSFLVILAPTLDLPPEIAPIFDNFRGDLGNRSMQSLERFGIDLTKLVLENKIKPMVGREAEIQECLKVLSRMEANNPLLVGKAGVGKTAIVEGLARRIVQGDVPRSFLQKRLFTLNLNAVVSGTKYRGEFEKRIEALLEEVKANASKLIVFIDEIHTLLGMGSAEGSTGAENILKPYLARGEFPCIGATTYEEYRKYIEPDRALARRFQVVEVPEPDAQQTIKILMGIKGIYEKHHRVEIREDAVVKCVELAAKFLPNQYFPGKAVKMLDSICASALFSGSDTVTPDLVGKEFSKLVHPATVDVVPYQEQLIK